The nucleotide sequence TAACTGGAGCGAGCGTCAGCCCCGATCGAAAGTGCCCTGTAGCAGCGAAAAGACCGTCGAGTTTCGGTACCGGCCCGACGTAGGGCCGGTCATCCGGCGTCCCCGGACGCAGTCCCGCCCAGGCGGCCTCCACCGAGGCGTCGGAAAGCGAAGGTGTCAGCCGCAATGCCTCTTGCACCAGCTTGGTGACTCCCGCGGCTGTCGTTCGACGATTGAACCCCGCGTTGCGCTCTTCGGTCGCTCCTATCAAAACCCGCCCGTCCCGGCGGGGGACCAGGTAGTACTTGCCACGTGTGATGACATGTCGAAAGGGTCGCTTGATGCACTTCACAAGCACGATTTGCCCACGAACCGGCCGAACCGGTACGAGTCTCTCGAGCTCGACGTCGATTTCACTCGACCACGTGCCCGCGCAAAGGACGACAACATCGGCACTGATCAATCCGGTCGGGGTTCGAACGCCAAGGACGCGTTCCCCCTGTTTGGCCAGTTCAACGACGGGCGTATGCTCTCGAATCTCCACGCCGCGCAGCCGACATGACCTGGTCAGCGCCTGAAGCAGACGTGGATTGCGTACCTGAGCCGTCTGCCGGCACTCCAGGGCGCCGAGCATCTCGGTGGTAAGCACGCTCTCCAGTGTGCGCGCTCTTTGCGGTTCGTAGAACTCGTAGATCGGCTTGCCGTCGGGCATCGACCGGCCGCTCGCGGCACGTTCGTCCGACCGCGCAATGTTCACCGCGTTCTCCGTCACCAGGACGGCAAGCTCTCCGCAATCGTCATATTCGGGGTTAATGCCGGTTTCATCCTGAAGCGCCGCGCACAAATCCGAATACAGAGCGAGGCTCCGTTCCTGCCAGTGAAACAGCGGGTCGTTGCGATGAGGGTTGCAGGGTGAGAGAATCCCGGCGCCGGCCCAGGATGCTTCGCCCCCGCAGACGCCACGTTCGACCAGTAGCACCCTTTTACCCGCCCCGGCTAGTTCGCGCGAGACAGTCAGTCCGACGACTCCTCCGCCCACGACAATAATGTCCGGTTTGGCTGACAAAGAACACCCCGCGTACGTTGCGCAAAGCAGGATTGTAGAGAAACAATCGGGGACTGCTATGGGGAGCGCCGCGATAATGAAGCTCAGAGCATGTGCTCGAAGGCGCTACGAGGCGGAAGTCGGGCGGGAGGGAATCGGGCGGAATTCTTCGCATTCGGGAATTGCCAGTAAAGACGAGGGGGCGCTCCTATCGCAG is from Phycisphaerae bacterium and encodes:
- the thiO gene encoding glycine oxidase ThiO, encoding MSAKPDIIVVGGGVVGLTVSRELAGAGKRVLLVERGVCGGEASWAGAGILSPCNPHRNDPLFHWQERSLALYSDLCAALQDETGINPEYDDCGELAVLVTENAVNIARSDERAASGRSMPDGKPIYEFYEPQRARTLESVLTTEMLGALECRQTAQVRNPRLLQALTRSCRLRGVEIREHTPVVELAKQGERVLGVRTPTGLISADVVVLCAGTWSSEIDVELERLVPVRPVRGQIVLVKCIKRPFRHVITRGKYYLVPRRDGRVLIGATEERNAGFNRRTTAAGVTKLVQEALRLTPSLSDASVEAAWAGLRPGTPDDRPYVGPVPKLDGLFAATGHFRSGLTLAPVTAEAIAVMIDGRDYEIDLSCCRPGRN